A genomic region of Catalinimonas niigatensis contains the following coding sequences:
- a CDS encoding sugar phosphate nucleotidyltransferase — MKIIVPMAGMGKRMRPHTLTIPKPLIPIAGKPIVHRLVEDIAKVVKEPVAEVGFVINRSFGEQVEKSLKEVAKTIGAQGKIFYQDDPLGTAHALYCAKEMLDGNVIVAYADTLFKAEFTLDKEQDGIIWVHQVEDPSAFGVVKVNEQKVITGFVEKPETYVSDLAIIGIYYFKDGAFLQRELQYLIDNNVKNSGEFQITNALDNMKNKGVRFVPGQVDEWLDCGNKDATVYTNQRYLEYIKNDLIHPDTAGMENSAIIPPVYIGKNVKITNSVIGPYVSIGDDTKIKNSRIRNSIVQTNTVVDNANLENSMLGNYVTLKLSSSDFSIGDYNSVVENMHE; from the coding sequence GTGAAAATCATCGTACCAATGGCGGGCATGGGAAAACGCATGCGCCCCCACACCCTCACGATTCCAAAACCTCTGATCCCTATTGCGGGTAAACCCATTGTACACCGCTTGGTAGAAGACATTGCCAAAGTGGTGAAAGAGCCAGTAGCAGAAGTTGGATTTGTCATCAACCGCAGCTTTGGAGAGCAGGTGGAAAAAAGCCTGAAAGAGGTTGCCAAAACGATTGGTGCCCAAGGTAAAATATTTTATCAGGATGATCCGCTGGGTACTGCCCATGCGCTGTACTGTGCCAAAGAGATGCTGGATGGTAATGTAATAGTAGCTTATGCAGATACGCTTTTTAAAGCAGAGTTTACCCTGGACAAAGAACAGGATGGTATTATATGGGTACACCAGGTAGAAGATCCATCAGCCTTTGGTGTGGTTAAGGTAAATGAGCAAAAGGTAATTACCGGATTTGTAGAGAAACCAGAAACGTATGTCTCTGACCTGGCAATTATTGGAATTTACTACTTTAAGGATGGTGCTTTCCTGCAACGGGAATTGCAGTACCTGATAGATAATAACGTCAAGAACTCTGGCGAATTTCAGATCACCAATGCTCTGGATAATATGAAAAACAAAGGGGTACGTTTTGTGCCCGGTCAGGTGGATGAGTGGCTGGACTGTGGAAACAAAGATGCTACAGTATATACCAATCAGCGCTACTTAGAGTACATCAAAAATGATTTGATACATCCCGATACAGCCGGGATGGAGAACTCTGCGATCATTCCTCCTGTTTATATTGGTAAAAATGTGAAGATAACGAATTCGGTCATCGGTCCTTACGTTTCTATTGGGGATGATACCAAGATTAAAAACTCAAGGATTCGTAATTCTATTGTACAAACCAATACAGTGGTAGATAACGCCAATCTGGAAAACTCTATGTTGGGCAATTATGTGACACTTAAGCTAAGTTCATCGGATTTTAGTATTGGTGATTACAATTCTGTGGTGGAAAATATGCACGAATAG
- a CDS encoding tetratricopeptide repeat protein, with product MPLDSRFLRVLCMLGVILLSFYSESFAQKKKKSTREERKVREATFYFTEGVKYYILSEPDFDSENMDRALMLFKKSLESDPENATAYFKIATILAGRGELDDGLSNANKALELDPENQYFYTLTADILTRKSDFTEAAQVYERMIANLEGTDEYLFDLAAIYLYQGDYEQGLDVYNRAEKIFGINPEVIRAKQKIYLKLNKLDKAIAEGEKLVNTYPGEVPYVMALAEIFVSNNREKDAIPYLEELLEVSPNNPEARLMLSKIYEQTGSESKAGENMEVAFANPDLSLKLKLDLIAKHIRELPNEETEKMLHSLTDLLIETHPEEADAYVIKGDFLNAIKESEGARDNYLKSLEYDESNFNVWQNLLTIEFQDLQDSENVIKHSESALELFPNQAVLYFYNGAANSVAKNYDEAAYALEQSKRLANNDELAKYSNMYLGDVYNELKDYKKSEEAYEAALKLDPTNDYVLNNYSYFLALRQEKLEYANKLSTRLLELNPENANYLDTHAWVLFKQGEYKQARKLLEKAIEKDNGSGVIVEHYGDVLFKLGEVDQAVKQWMKAKGMDDSSDLIDKKIADRKLYE from the coding sequence ATGCCATTGGATAGCCGTTTTTTGAGAGTCTTGTGTATGTTGGGAGTCATATTGCTCTCTTTCTATTCTGAAAGCTTTGCACAAAAGAAAAAAAAATCTACCCGTGAGGAAAGAAAAGTAAGGGAGGCTACCTTTTATTTTACGGAAGGGGTCAAGTACTATATCCTGAGTGAGCCTGACTTCGATTCTGAAAATATGGACAGGGCACTGATGCTCTTTAAAAAATCGCTGGAAAGTGACCCAGAGAATGCTACGGCATACTTTAAAATAGCGACCATACTGGCAGGACGAGGTGAGTTGGATGATGGATTGTCTAATGCAAACAAGGCTTTGGAATTAGATCCTGAGAACCAATACTTTTATACCCTTACCGCCGATATCCTTACCAGAAAATCTGATTTTACAGAAGCGGCTCAAGTGTATGAGAGAATGATTGCTAACCTTGAAGGTACAGATGAGTACCTTTTTGACCTGGCTGCAATTTACCTGTATCAGGGTGACTACGAACAGGGATTAGATGTTTATAACCGTGCAGAAAAAATATTTGGTATTAATCCGGAAGTGATCAGGGCGAAGCAAAAAATTTATCTCAAGCTTAATAAACTTGATAAAGCCATTGCTGAAGGTGAAAAACTGGTGAATACTTATCCCGGAGAGGTGCCTTATGTGATGGCGCTGGCAGAAATTTTTGTTTCTAACAACAGAGAAAAAGATGCTATTCCTTATCTGGAAGAGTTACTAGAAGTTTCACCCAACAATCCTGAAGCACGCCTGATGCTTTCCAAAATCTATGAACAAACAGGCAGTGAAAGCAAGGCAGGAGAAAATATGGAAGTGGCATTCGCTAATCCGGACTTAAGCCTGAAACTCAAACTGGATCTGATAGCCAAGCATATTCGGGAATTGCCTAATGAAGAAACTGAAAAAATGCTGCACTCCCTTACCGATCTCCTCATAGAAACCCATCCTGAAGAGGCAGATGCTTACGTCATCAAGGGAGATTTCTTGAATGCTATCAAAGAGAGTGAAGGCGCTCGCGACAATTATCTGAAGTCATTGGAGTACGATGAATCTAATTTTAATGTCTGGCAAAATCTGCTCACCATAGAATTTCAGGATTTGCAGGATAGCGAAAATGTCATCAAACATTCAGAGTCTGCTCTGGAGCTTTTTCCCAATCAGGCGGTACTTTATTTTTATAATGGAGCTGCCAATTCGGTAGCCAAAAATTATGATGAGGCCGCTTATGCCTTGGAGCAAAGTAAACGTTTGGCTAACAATGATGAACTTGCCAAATACAGTAATATGTATTTGGGAGATGTATATAATGAATTGAAAGATTATAAAAAATCAGAGGAGGCTTACGAAGCTGCACTAAAATTAGACCCAACCAATGACTACGTATTGAACAATTACAGCTATTTCCTAGCGTTACGTCAGGAGAAACTGGAATATGCAAACAAGCTGTCTACTCGGCTGCTGGAGCTAAATCCTGAGAATGCCAATTATCTTGATACTCACGCCTGGGTACTCTTCAAACAAGGCGAATATAAGCAAGCTCGTAAGCTCTTAGAGAAAGCCATAGAAAAAGACAATGGCAGTGGCGTAATTGTGGAACATTACGGCGATGTGCTTTTTAAACTCGGTGAGGTGGATCAGGCGGTGAAGCAATGGATGAAAGCCAAGGGTATGGATGACTCATCTGATTTGATTGATAAAAAAATTGCGGACAGGAAACTGTATGAATAA
- a CDS encoding DUF4292 domain-containing protein, which yields MNKNTLILFFCFGIFFSACSKKTLNFKDAEIADEFAVNDLEFEYLTTNSKIRFSNDEKNLSATANIRLKKDSIIWVSITPGFGIEAARGIITQDSLIFINRMNKEYSAYDFEQLSREFNFSIDFDLLQSVLLGDMPLEPGDQDLVKKESNYYVVKQEKGAITINNFVDARSLKLERVAMQDRSKEEVFGKSRTRNNTLTLRYNDFQMLNEQVFPFENLVSLDYQRNGKKRRTEIDIQHKKASITDEVLRFPFSVPEKYVQK from the coding sequence ATGAATAAAAACACCTTAATTCTATTTTTTTGCTTTGGAATCTTTTTTTCAGCTTGTAGCAAAAAGACGCTGAACTTTAAAGATGCGGAAATTGCTGATGAGTTTGCAGTAAACGATCTTGAGTTTGAATACCTGACCACCAATAGCAAAATCAGGTTTAGCAATGATGAGAAAAACCTGAGCGCTACTGCCAATATTCGCCTGAAAAAAGACAGTATCATTTGGGTTTCCATTACACCAGGCTTTGGTATAGAAGCTGCCCGGGGCATTATTACCCAGGATTCCCTTATTTTTATCAACCGAATGAATAAAGAATATTCAGCCTATGATTTTGAGCAACTTAGCAGGGAGTTCAATTTTAGCATTGATTTTGACCTCCTGCAATCCGTACTTTTAGGAGATATGCCATTAGAACCTGGCGATCAGGATTTGGTAAAAAAGGAGAGTAATTACTATGTGGTAAAACAAGAAAAAGGCGCAATTACCATCAACAACTTTGTAGATGCCCGAAGCCTGAAACTGGAGCGGGTGGCAATGCAGGACAGAAGCAAAGAAGAAGTGTTTGGTAAGTCCCGTACGCGAAACAACACCCTTACACTTCGGTATAACGATTTTCAGATGTTAAATGAGCAGGTTTTTCCCTTTGAAAATCTGGTTTCTCTGGATTATCAGCGTAATGGAAAAAAACGTAGGACAGAGATTGATATTCAGCATAAAAAAGCCAGTATTACTGATGAAGTATTACGTTTTCCCTTCTCTGTACCTGAAAAGTATGTACAGAAGTAG
- a CDS encoding murein hydrolase activator EnvC family protein, giving the protein MKYYVFPSLYLKSMYRSRLLTFFALSIVFALLLVQSKAWAQSTPDRTQLEQEKKENLRKIKEAQQILSETSSRKKTSLGQLSAINQQIEAREGLIKSINEELELLQGQIGEITGVIEALEEDLVGLKREYAYMVYATSKTNNSFDRLMFIFSASTFNQMFMRVKYMQQYSEARKNQVEQIQKVKQTLTNQRGTLEGKQMEQQVLLDQQLMANKDLLALKAKQRSVVRDLNQQEKELTKELAQRQEDVEELDKLIASLIRKEIEKSNKDKATDRVALNSSNEAVSVSFEQSKNNLTWPVNTGFVSQKFGRNPHPIMKNIMVPNDGVDIQTMQNAEVKAVFDGIVKAITPIPEPGDLKAVIMQHGEYFTVYSRLKEVNVKTGQQLRASDAVGMVYTDGNGVSMLQFQIWRNNQKLNPEAWLQKK; this is encoded by the coding sequence ATGAAGTATTACGTTTTCCCTTCTCTGTACCTGAAAAGTATGTACAGAAGTAGGCTCCTTACTTTTTTTGCGCTGTCCATAGTATTCGCACTTTTGTTGGTACAATCAAAAGCATGGGCGCAGTCTACTCCTGATCGTACTCAGCTTGAGCAAGAGAAAAAAGAGAATTTGCGTAAAATCAAAGAAGCTCAGCAAATTCTTTCAGAAACCTCTTCCCGCAAGAAAACCAGCCTTGGCCAGTTAAGCGCCATCAACCAGCAGATAGAAGCACGAGAGGGGTTGATCAAATCTATCAATGAAGAACTGGAACTTCTCCAAGGACAAATTGGTGAAATTACGGGTGTAATTGAAGCATTGGAAGAAGATCTGGTAGGGCTTAAGCGCGAATATGCGTATATGGTGTATGCGACCAGCAAAACCAACAATAGCTTTGACCGTTTGATGTTCATTTTCTCTGCCTCTACTTTCAACCAGATGTTTATGCGGGTCAAGTACATGCAGCAGTACTCAGAAGCGCGTAAAAATCAAGTAGAGCAAATTCAAAAGGTGAAGCAAACACTTACCAACCAACGTGGTACTCTGGAAGGAAAGCAAATGGAGCAGCAAGTACTGCTTGATCAGCAACTGATGGCTAACAAGGATTTACTGGCCCTCAAGGCAAAGCAACGCTCTGTAGTACGTGATCTTAATCAGCAGGAGAAAGAACTAACTAAAGAACTTGCACAGCGGCAAGAAGATGTGGAAGAACTGGATAAACTCATAGCAAGCTTGATTCGCAAAGAAATTGAGAAAAGTAATAAGGATAAAGCCACTGACAGAGTAGCTCTCAATTCTTCCAATGAAGCAGTATCCGTTTCATTTGAACAAAGCAAAAATAACCTGACCTGGCCGGTTAATACAGGCTTTGTTTCACAGAAGTTTGGCAGAAACCCTCATCCGATCATGAAAAATATCATGGTTCCCAACGATGGTGTTGATATACAGACCATGCAAAATGCTGAAGTAAAAGCAGTGTTTGATGGGATAGTTAAGGCAATCACTCCTATTCCTGAGCCGGGAGACCTAAAAGCGGTAATTATGCAGCATGGAGAGTACTTTACCGTTTACTCCAGGCTGAAAGAGGTAAATGTAAAAACCGGACAGCAACTCAGAGCATCAGATGCAGTAGGTATGGTGTATACTGATGGAAATGGTGTATCTATGTTGCAATTTCAAATCTGGAGGAACAATCAGAAACTGAACCCTGAAGCCTGGTTACAAAAAAAATAA
- a CDS encoding Sec-independent protein translocase subunit TatA/TatB: MHTTLAFVGGLGGWEILLIVLVLVIFFGAKKIPELARGLGRGIREFKDATKEIKDEIEEGSHNTTASK; encoded by the coding sequence ATGCACACTACATTAGCATTTGTTGGCGGACTGGGAGGATGGGAAATTCTTCTGATTGTACTCGTTCTGGTGATCTTCTTCGGTGCGAAGAAAATACCTGAACTGGCACGTGGCTTGGGACGTGGTATCCGCGAATTTAAAGATGCCACCAAAGAAATTAAAGACGAAATAGAAGAAGGTTCACACAATACTACTGCCAGCAAATAA
- the gatA gene encoding Asp-tRNA(Asn)/Glu-tRNA(Gln) amidotransferase subunit GatA produces MKDLRSFSRIQEYLVEGVLTCEDIVTNYLQNIQEQQHLNVFLDVYSDEALQRAQEVDQKIQAGTAGRLAGMVIGLKDILCYQDHKLQASSKILDGFHSQFNGTAIQRLLDEDAIIIGRQNCDEFAMGSSNENSAFGVTRNAADLSAVPGGSSGASAVSVQANLCTAALGSDTGGSIRQPAAFCGVVGLKPTYSRISRYGLLAYASSFDTIGIFTNNIEDNALLLEIIAGKDNYDSTVYQGEVPAYTRHLEFDRKVKVAYIEETLDNNGLNEEVLVRTKKAIQFLKEDGHQVESVHFPMLNYLLPTYYILTMAEASSNLSRFDGVKYGYRSKDAHNLEAMYKKSRSEAFGEEVKRRIMLGTFVLSASYYDAYYTKAQKVRRLLRDATLKILDEYDFIVLPTTPTTAFKIGETNTPLEMYLADLFTVQASIAGVPAISIPNGEDHAGLPIGLQIMGGNFQEDRLFAFSKYILDNLA; encoded by the coding sequence TTGAAAGATTTACGGTCTTTCAGCCGCATACAAGAGTATTTGGTTGAGGGTGTACTTACTTGTGAGGATATAGTCACCAATTATCTACAAAACATTCAGGAACAACAGCATTTAAATGTTTTTTTGGATGTGTATTCTGATGAAGCCCTGCAAAGAGCACAGGAAGTTGACCAAAAGATACAAGCGGGGACTGCTGGGCGGCTAGCAGGTATGGTTATTGGGCTGAAGGATATTCTCTGTTATCAGGATCACAAGCTACAGGCAAGTAGCAAAATCCTGGATGGTTTTCACTCCCAATTCAATGGTACCGCCATTCAGCGTTTATTGGATGAAGATGCAATTATCATTGGCAGACAAAACTGTGATGAGTTTGCAATGGGTTCTTCCAATGAAAATTCTGCATTTGGTGTGACTCGTAATGCAGCAGATTTATCTGCTGTACCGGGTGGATCTTCCGGAGCTTCAGCAGTATCAGTACAGGCAAATTTATGCACTGCTGCTTTAGGCTCTGATACTGGAGGATCTATACGCCAACCCGCTGCTTTTTGTGGGGTGGTAGGCCTAAAGCCCACGTATTCCCGTATCTCACGCTATGGTTTACTAGCATATGCTTCTTCCTTTGATACCATTGGTATTTTTACCAATAATATTGAAGATAATGCCTTGTTGCTCGAAATCATTGCCGGAAAAGATAATTATGACAGTACAGTATATCAGGGTGAAGTACCTGCCTATACCCGTCATCTTGAGTTTGACCGGAAAGTAAAGGTAGCCTACATTGAAGAGACATTAGACAATAATGGTCTTAATGAAGAAGTGCTGGTCAGAACCAAAAAAGCAATTCAGTTTCTAAAAGAGGATGGTCATCAGGTAGAATCGGTGCATTTTCCTATGCTCAATTATCTTCTTCCTACTTATTATATCCTGACGATGGCTGAAGCTAGTTCCAATCTTTCACGTTTTGATGGCGTGAAATATGGATACAGAAGTAAGGATGCTCACAATTTGGAGGCTATGTATAAAAAGAGCCGTTCCGAAGCTTTTGGAGAAGAAGTGAAAAGACGCATTATGCTAGGAACATTTGTGTTGAGTGCTAGCTATTATGATGCCTATTATACGAAAGCACAAAAGGTAAGACGTTTGCTGCGTGATGCAACACTTAAAATTCTTGACGAATACGATTTTATCGTACTGCCAACAACGCCTACTACAGCTTTTAAGATAGGGGAGACAAACACCCCACTGGAAATGTACCTTGCTGATTTATTTACAGTTCAGGCATCTATTGCAGGTGTTCCCGCTATTTCTATCCCGAATGGAGAAGATCATGCAGGCCTGCCCATTGGTTTACAAATCATGGGCGGTAATTTTCAGGAAGATAGACTATTTGCATTTTCTAAATATATTTTAGATAATTTGGCTTAA
- a CDS encoding lytic transglycosylase domain-containing protein — protein MSKNVGIEFILFCGLVIIPFFTNANINDPLDSTGIVLYEPAYDYEYIPDASYDLVADRIACLETDMPLVYNENVKAFVDYFTIRNREYTRMVVRRQEVFFPLFEKYLKKYGIPEDLKYLSIVESGLNPEARSRVGALGLWQFMPSTGRMYGLNQDWYVDERMNPEKSTEAACKYLKQLYNMFDDWELALAAYNTGPGNVRKAIRRSGYKRDFWSIYNYLPRETRSYVPQFVAVIYTLNYLDEHNLREENPEYLMASDTLWVSQFVSLKALGEQINVCEDDLSRLNPELKRRAVPETAKNYPLLIPSDTYDFIAANTSAILDSAGKQEIQEQMDYVARNAPDNTTNKEKTYYRVKSGDVLGAIAERHGVRLSDLRSWNNIQGSRIYAGQKLTLWVNASSNQIASASSPVAIPDNKVHLVQPGDSLWEISRRYQGVSVDKIKQLNNLTSNKITPGQKLIIGR, from the coding sequence ATGTCAAAAAATGTGGGAATTGAATTCATATTGTTTTGTGGGTTGGTAATCATACCATTTTTCACAAACGCTAATATAAATGATCCTTTAGATTCTACAGGAATCGTTTTGTACGAACCAGCTTATGATTACGAATATATTCCTGATGCATCTTATGATTTGGTGGCTGATCGTATAGCCTGCCTCGAGACTGATATGCCGCTCGTTTATAATGAGAATGTAAAAGCCTTTGTTGACTACTTTACCATTAGAAACCGTGAGTATACCCGCATGGTGGTGCGTCGTCAGGAAGTGTTTTTTCCTCTTTTTGAGAAATATTTGAAAAAGTATGGTATCCCTGAGGATTTAAAATATTTATCTATTGTAGAGTCTGGATTAAACCCTGAGGCCCGCTCAAGGGTAGGTGCATTAGGATTGTGGCAGTTCATGCCCAGCACCGGACGTATGTATGGCCTTAATCAGGATTGGTATGTGGATGAGCGCATGAATCCTGAAAAATCAACTGAAGCAGCTTGTAAATATTTAAAGCAGCTTTATAATATGTTTGATGATTGGGAATTGGCACTTGCAGCCTATAATACAGGACCAGGCAACGTGCGCAAAGCAATACGTCGTTCAGGCTATAAAAGAGATTTCTGGTCTATATATAATTATCTTCCTCGTGAAACCAGAAGTTATGTCCCTCAGTTTGTGGCGGTGATATATACGCTGAATTATCTGGACGAGCATAACCTAAGAGAAGAAAATCCAGAGTATCTTATGGCATCTGATACGCTTTGGGTAAGTCAGTTTGTAAGCCTGAAAGCCTTAGGAGAGCAAATTAATGTGTGTGAAGACGACTTAAGCCGCCTTAACCCCGAGCTGAAAAGAAGAGCAGTTCCTGAAACTGCTAAGAATTATCCGCTGCTCATTCCTTCTGATACTTATGACTTTATAGCCGCTAATACTTCTGCTATACTTGACTCTGCCGGAAAACAAGAGATACAGGAACAAATGGATTATGTGGCACGTAATGCTCCTGATAATACCACCAACAAAGAAAAAACCTACTACAGGGTAAAAAGTGGAGATGTACTAGGCGCAATTGCTGAACGACATGGCGTTCGTTTATCAGATTTACGTTCCTGGAACAACATTCAGGGTAGCCGAATTTATGCCGGACAAAAATTAACCCTTTGGGTAAATGCTTCATCCAATCAAATAGCTTCAGCCAGTAGTCCTGTGGCTATTCCAGATAACAAAGTACATTTGGTGCAACCTGGAGATTCACTATGGGAAATATCCCGTCGCTATCAGGGCGTAAGTGTAGATAAAATCAAACAACTTAATAATCTTACCAGCAATAAAATCACTCCTGGCCAGAAATTGATTATCGGACGCTGA
- a CDS encoding DUF4837 family protein, with amino-acid sequence MNTKKLPLYLVSVLFLGLLVMFSACGSNEGSSDTLPIARGSAGELLLVMDSASWQSELGDELRETFLKAMPGLPQAEPYFSVRYVDPFKLNRVLRSAKNMLFVATLNNETIGGRKMRSFFTEASVERIEEDPNLYQFSKKNQFARGQEVLFLFGTSDDALIENLQNNREEIRNHFHKVEINRLQESLYKVNEKRKLSNSFLKENGFYFRVPFGYEEVPLEKDNENFVWVRNLGDIADRSIFVAYKDYDSEEAFKPENILDFREEIFSNRDISDDTTVYMTHQSWSSTPLVEFDTVNFNGKYAIEARGQWKLSNDSRGGPFISYTFVDEETGRLYYIEGFVYRPSENKRDFVREVEAILKTFKTSGETNQKQATS; translated from the coding sequence GTGAATACAAAGAAATTACCATTATACTTAGTATCTGTGCTTTTCTTAGGGCTGCTTGTCATGTTTTCAGCCTGTGGTAGTAATGAGGGATCATCGGATACATTACCCATCGCAAGAGGATCTGCCGGTGAATTGTTATTGGTTATGGATTCTGCTTCATGGCAGAGCGAACTGGGAGATGAACTTCGTGAGACTTTCTTAAAAGCCATGCCAGGTTTGCCTCAGGCTGAACCTTATTTTTCTGTAAGGTATGTTGATCCCTTCAAACTGAATAGAGTATTACGCAGTGCCAAGAACATGCTATTTGTAGCTACACTAAACAATGAAACTATAGGTGGCAGGAAAATGCGCAGCTTTTTTACTGAGGCTTCTGTCGAGAGGATAGAAGAAGACCCTAATCTTTATCAGTTTAGTAAAAAAAATCAATTTGCCAGAGGACAAGAAGTGCTATTCCTTTTTGGTACTTCAGATGATGCATTGATTGAAAATCTTCAAAATAACCGTGAAGAGATTAGAAATCACTTTCATAAAGTAGAAATTAACAGATTACAAGAAAGTCTTTATAAGGTTAATGAAAAGAGAAAACTTAGTAATTCATTTCTGAAAGAAAATGGCTTTTATTTTAGAGTCCCGTTCGGATACGAGGAAGTTCCTTTAGAAAAAGATAATGAGAATTTTGTATGGGTTCGTAACTTAGGAGATATAGCAGATAGGAGCATATTTGTAGCTTATAAAGATTATGATTCTGAAGAAGCTTTTAAACCGGAAAATATACTTGATTTTAGAGAAGAAATTTTTTCTAATCGAGATATTTCTGATGATACTACTGTTTATATGACTCATCAGAGCTGGTCTTCAACGCCTTTGGTCGAGTTTGATACTGTCAATTTTAATGGTAAGTATGCTATTGAGGCTAGAGGACAATGGAAACTTAGCAATGATTCTAGGGGAGGGCCTTTTATAAGCTATACTTTTGTGGATGAAGAAACAGGACGGCTTTACTATATTGAAGGATTTGTGTATAGGCCCAGTGAAAATAAAAGAGATTTTGTAAGAGAAGTGGAGGCGATCCTCAAAACATTCAAAACATCGGGTGAAACGAACCAAAAGCAAGCCACGAGTTAA